The Mucilaginibacter gracilis genomic interval AGATTTTACAAGAATGCCTTAACGGTCAATTCACCTCCGGTGTTCGCTTCAGCGAATTAAACAATTGACTGGTTTTTGCTAAACCAGCTTCTCCGTTTAGTGTAAAATACCAGAATTCTTCCAGATCGCCTTCATTCATCGTCATTTGAGTAGCTCCCTGCGATTTATGTTCAGCGATCTCCCAGTTGGCGATCACTTTATAATTCAACCTGTTCTTAAAACCCAGGGTTGCTGTGCGATCAACCTGGAACACACGTAAATCTGCTTTCGTATCTTTATAGTCTGAATATTGCTGAAAATGGCACACGGTATCGGTTTTATTTCGGGTACGCGCTCCCAAGATGACCGGTCTGTTTCCCGCAGGTAAAGAAGTGATGGCCTTTAGGGCCAATATAGATGCGGCCTTGTGCTGTCCGTGTGTGTCAGGTTCAGGCAATATACAAAACACAAAATCGTAGCTGTTCTTTTTCAGTAATTCATTCAAACGCTGAGATACAACATTTGTATTCCAACTGGTATCTAATGGCTCCTTTTCGCTTAAACCATAATGGGAATCCGGCTGGTCCTGGTAATAATACCCTGACACACCCAAAATATGTCCCGCATTCCGAAGTTCCTTTTTCCTGATACCCGGCAAGAGCTCCCGTCCTACTTTTTCAACCGTTAACGGGACACCATAGTATTGCTCTGCCAAAACTGAGTATTTATAGCCGGCTTCCCCGTTGGTAATGATGAACAGGTCAACCGTTCCATGCTGCTCCCGGGCGATCTTATACAGCGTGACCGACAAGATGCTCTCATCATCCGGGTGAGCCATTACAACAAGGATACGGGGTGCTCCGGTTTTATGCTGGGCGCTGGCCTGAACAGCCAGCGCTGCACAAAATAAATAGCAAAACAAGTAGTATCTGAGCATTAACTAAACTTAGAAAAAGCAAAAAAAATAGAGGTCACAGGCGGATTTGAACCGCCGTATAGGGTTTTGCAGACCCTTGCCTAACCGCTCGGCCATGTGACCCTAAAAACGTTAATTAATTATTGGTTCTCCAGCTTTTGTTGCCGCTTCCACTTCATTCAGCTTACCGGATTTTACATCATAGATGTAACCGTACACGGGTATAGATTTGGGAACCAGCGGATGGCTGCGGATGCGGGTCACGTCTTCCACCACACTACCTTCCAGGTTTTTGATCGTTAGAAAAGAAATGAATTTGGCTTCATCCGAGCCACCGCTCTCATCTAAATTTCTCCATCCTTTTTCGTCTACGGTAGCCGTGTTCAAACTGGTTGCCAACAGTCCGCGGATAATATCATCGGTAAATAGTTCCATCCCACAATCGGTGTGATGGATCACGAACCACTCTTTGGTGCCTAATAGTTTGTGGGATATGATGAGTGAACGGATCGCGTCGTCACTCGCCCTGCCCCCGGCATTGCGAATGACGTGGGCATCGCCTTCAATTAGTCCCGCATATTGCGCCGGATCCAGCCGCGCGTCCATACACGTCAGGATAGCAAAACCACGGGCCGGCGGCAACGCTAACTTTCCTTTGACGCCGAAATCTTTCACATAAGCTTGATTCGCTTTTAATACCTGGTTGTGGATTATTGTTTTATTGGACATATCATTTATGATTTTAATAAATAGAAGATTAGGCCGACCGACGGCCATTTGCATCATGAGCGGCCTGGTGAACAGCATTCAAGACCTCATCCGCTGCGAAAGTATCCGAAAGATCCAGGTCGAGATGATCATAAAGAATCTGGTTTGCCGCGTTCAACACATAGGTTGCCAGTAAAGGCACATTCTCGTCTACGCCTGTAAATAAGTTCCAGGCCGGGCTGTCTTCGTTAAAGACCCGAAACTGCCGGGCGATATCATTTTGCTGGTCATTATAAAAAGTAAGCGTTAGCTCGTGTTTCCAGGCAAGCTTTGGCAACAACGTCTCTTTATGGGGGATGACCACAACCAGATTACCGCCAACGGCCTTAACTTCGTGATGTAATTTGTTGAGATGCAAAAGTTGTGTGATACCTGCCTGCCCCCAATACTGAGAATAGAAGGCTACGACCAGCGGCTGTGCGTTGAATTTGGCAAATGGAATCGGGCCGGTTGCTTTCGCACCATTGACATATTGCTGCCATTTGCCGAAATCTTTGGAAAAAAGCATTTCAGGAATGTTATTTCCGGCTTTAACCGGAATAAGCGGCTTGAATGGTTTGAACAGAAAGTCATTCTCGAGCAAAAGCTCCAGGGAATCAAAATATGGATATTTAGTTTTTGTAGACATAATTATGCTAAGACAACGGATAAGTGAATATTTAACAATGGATGCGTGATCATCAGCCGCAACACCATGCCAGTCCAAAGAGAACTTCGTTATATTCACGTTGCCAGTAAGGGTAGTTCGTTTGGAACTTGCAGGATAGGTACATATCAATTTTAAGGTTAAGTAAAAGCCCGGTCAGGATGGATATTAATTACAACAATAAGTGCCTGCGGTCACAGTGTTTTGGATGGTGTCTTTTATACTTATTGACATGATGAACAAATATATTTATTATTCTATTAAGTCTATAGACTTTATATAATTTAATCGTAATATAATTTTTTTTGGCAGTCCGCGATCATAAATACCCCACCCCCAATAATGTAATCAGGAGCGGGGTTTATCACTTATTATTTCTTTATGCCCTTTGCATAAAGCTCGTTAAACAATAATTTAAAAGTGCCATGTGGCTGCGCGCGGAAAGTGATCTCCGGACCGAAGGAATAAAGCGTACCCTTACCTACCTGGGCAGAAAATGCGGCCACATCATCCTTCAGATACTGCTGCCCCCATGCCCAGCCGCTGCGTAACGGCTTATCCGAGGCATACCATATTAAACGTTTAACACCCTTTTGTTCGGCGTCGGCGTCAAGTTTAAAAGCCGGGCTGCTGTCGAACATTACGTCGGCTTCGTCAGACATGCCATAATCAGCAGGTTGCTTGGTATCCAGCGAAACCCGCAATATGGTGCCGGGGATAAAGAATTTATCACCTGAGAAAGGTACCTCTTTACCATTTACCTGATCTACCAGAGCGTTGTGCACGGGTAGATTGAGGTTATAAGCGAGGTTGACGCTGCTGCCAATCGTTACAATATTACCACCTGCTTCCAGGAAAGCTTTGAGCTGGGGCACGGTTTTGTCTGCAGTTATCCTGCCGGTCCAGGTCTTGTATTCGTCCGGCACTTCGCCACCGCCGCGCCCGCCGCGGCCCCCGAAACCACCGGCAAAGCCGCCGCTCCCATCGGCTCTTGGAGGAGCAGGAACAGCTCCTGACGGAAAGATGATGACGTCATACTTATCTTTGAGGTTACCGGCATCAAATTCCTGTGGGTAGACGACCTTGAACGGGAAGTGGTATTGTTCAAACAACCAGCGGATCCAGCCGGAAGTCATCGAACCACCGTATTGATCAAACAGCGCGATCCGCGCGGCATTGAATTGGGCCAGTTTCGCAGGCTTTTTACCGGCCGTTGCTGCGGTTACGTAGAACTCTTTAGCTGATCTTTCCAGCGAGGCTTTAGCCGGGGCAGAATATTCGACATAGAACGTGCCGGCCGGTACATTCCCCGATGGCTCAATTACCCGGTAAACCTTTGCACCTGATTGCAGGAGGTCGTTCACAGCAATAAAAGAATTGTTAGCATATGGACTGATCAGGTAGCCTTTTTTAGCAATTGATGGTGCCGGAGCCTGCGGCAAGACTTGTAATTTACCATAAGGGATTCGTTGGAACGGACCATTAAAATCATCCAGTATTCGGTCGAATTTGATACCCATTTGGTAAGCAACGGTCCATCCGGTCATATCATAAGGTCGGATCGGTGGGCCTCCGGGATAGAGAAAATCGTTCGGATGATTCTCCGGCTCGAAACGGTCAAGCACTTCCGGACGGAACGCCTGGTTGGTTTTCAGGATGTACGAGCCAGCAGGATAGCTTTTGCCGTTGACGGTAAAAGCCGCGGTAGCCTTATGTACGATCAAACCGGAGCGGATACATAAGTTAACAAACTTAACCGCCGTTGCGAAATCCGGCTGATCTACGCTAATGATATAACCACGTGGATCCCGTAATTCCGGATTCTTTAACACCGCATCATAATATTTCAAGGCGATAGGCCCGTTAGCCGATCTGCCTACGGTCACGGCACCGCTTCCGCCCCTGCGTCCGCTGCGGACGCGGGCGGTTGTATCATTCGCTTCACCTGCCTTTGCTGCTGCGACAATGGCATCTGAACGTTTTGGAGAAAGCGTCCAGTAATCCCGGCTACCGCGTTCAATGGAGTTCTTGCCCATACGGTACTGATCAAAAAGTAACTCATCATAATGACGAGCGGCATAATTGAGCACGGCATAATTTAAGGACAGCGAATAATCAATCGACTGCTTAAAATGCCAGGTTTGCGGTAGCACCGGAAATGGTGTGGCGCTGTTTGGGATCAATCGCTCCGGTACTACGGGAATCGTTGAGGGAGCCGGGCTGCCGATAATTTCGGTCAACAAGCCGATCGTGTTATGAAAGTAAGTCGCTGTACGGACCCCGCCATTGAACCAGGTCGAAAACTCAGTTCCTGAGCGTTGGGTATAGCCCGGTTTACCTTCTGCGTTAAGTCGGCTGTTCATGGCCGATCCGACTTCGTCTATCCTCGTCATTAGTAAAGGATCATACAAATAATTGAAGGGATCGCGGAATGGCGGCCCGGCAACCACTGAACCCTGTGGCCCTGCCTGGTGATGATTGTAAACGATCTGCGGTATCCATTCAATAAACTGCTGACGGGTAATGTTTTGAATTTCCTTCAGGTTCATCATATACGAATCGCGGTTGTCATCGTGTCCGGCATATTTTTCCCATAAGCGGGGTACGTTCATGTTTCGCTTTTGCGGGTCTTTTTCCTGCATATACCAGTTCGAGATCAATTCCTGCCCGTCCGGGTTACAATGTACCATCAGGATAATATCCTTATCCAGGATGTTTTTCGTTTCCTCGTCATCCCTGCTGATCAGTTCGTAAGAAGTTTGTATCAGCTGATGGATCCCCACGGTTTCACTGGCATGCAGCCCACCGTCGATCCAAACGACCGCCTTTCCGGTTTTTGAAAGTTGGCGTGCCTCCTGATCGGTCAAGCCTTCGGCATGAGCCATTCTTAATGAGATATCCCTGTATTTTTCAATATTTTTAATGTTTTCGGGCGAAGATATGATCAGCATGAATTGATGGCGACCTTCTTCGGTCAAGCCCATATCAAAATATTTGGCTCTCGGCGAAGCAGCCAGTTTCTTGATGTAAGCCTCGGTTTGCGTGAAATTAGCCAGTTGATAATCGTCGCCAATGTTAAAGCCAAAAAACGCTTTCGGCGATGGGATGGTTTGCGCCAACAGGCTTGTGAAACATGCCAACAGGAACGTGGTGAGGTAAACTTTTTTCATTTTGAAAGATGCAGTGTTTATTTTATCAATGAGAATACAATATTGCTAAGATACTAAATGACAACGTTTTCCAGGTACTTGTAGCCGCTACCGGTATTGATCAGCAACACCGTTTCACCGGGCCGTACCCATCCTTTCGCTTTCAGCTTTTTGAATGCTTGCCACAGGGCGGCTCCCTCAGGTGCGATTAACATCCCTTCGTGCCGGGCGATTTCTTTCAGGGCACTGCTCATCTCTTCATCGGTAATGGTGATGGCTGTCCCGTTACTTTCGCTTAGTACCCTGAGTATGACACGGTCGGCATAAGGCTTAGGCACCCGCAGGCCATTGGCAATAGTGAAGCCGCCGTCTTTAAAGTCAGCCACTGGTTTATTGGTCTGAAAAGCCTTAACGATGCCATCGCAGCTTTCAGATTGCACCGCGACCATACGCGGGCGCTTACTGCCTATCCAACCCAACTGTTCCATTTCATCGAATGCTTTCCATATCCCGATGAGGCCGGTTCCTCCTCCTGTAGGGTAAAATATCACGTCGGGCAACTGCCAGTTAAACTGTTCTGCGATCTCATAACCCATGGTTTTTTTACCTTCCAAACGATAAGGTTCTTTCAGCGTGGATAGCTGGAACCACCCGTGCACTAAAGCCTGTTCGTTAACCAGCCTGCCGCAATCGCTGATGCTGCCGTCTACTTCTACCAATTCAGCACCGTATAGGCGGCATTCGTCTTTAAATATTTGAGGGGTTTGTTTGGGCATGTAAACTATTGCCTTAATTCCCGCGCGCGCCGCATAGGCAGCCAATGCACCGCCTGCATTGCCCGCCGTCGGCGTGGCAATTACCGCTACGCCCAGTTCCAGTGCTTTTGATACTGCCGCGCTGATGCCCCGGGCTTTGAATGAACCGGTTGGATTTCCGGATTCATCCTTCCAAAAAACCTCGTTATCCGAAGTGAATTTCTTCAGCTGACAAACCGGTATGACCGGCGTAAAACCTTCACCCAATGTAACGATATATTTTTCATTGCTAACCGGCAAGAATTCTTTATATCGCCACATGTTTGCCGGGCGGCCCACTAAGCTGTCTTTAGTAATGCCCGTGTTTAAATCATATTGCGCAAATAACGTGGAAGCGCAGCTGGTACATACAGTTTGAATCACGGTTACTTCGTGTGACGTTCCGCATTCCGGGCATTTCAAGGCCCTTAATAACGAGCTCTGTTCTAATTCGATGATCATAGGTCTTTATTTACG includes:
- a CDS encoding PIG-L family deacetylase, which gives rise to MLRYYLFCYLFCAALAVQASAQHKTGAPRILVVMAHPDDESILSVTLYKIAREQHGTVDLFIITNGEAGYKYSVLAEQYYGVPLTVEKVGRELLPGIRKKELRNAGHILGVSGYYYQDQPDSHYGLSEKEPLDTSWNTNVVSQRLNELLKKNSYDFVFCILPEPDTHGQHKAASILALKAITSLPAGNRPVILGARTRNKTDTVCHFQQYSDYKDTKADLRVFQVDRTATLGFKNRLNYKVIANWEIAEHKSQGATQMTMNEGDLEEFWYFTLNGEAGLAKTSQLFNSLKRTPEVN
- a CDS encoding beta-class carbonic anhydrase, translated to MLFTRPLMMQMAVGRPNLLFIKIINDMSNKTIIHNQVLKANQAYVKDFGVKGKLALPPARGFAILTCMDARLDPAQYAGLIEGDAHVIRNAGGRASDDAIRSLIISHKLLGTKEWFVIHHTDCGMELFTDDIIRGLLATSLNTATVDEKGWRNLDESGGSDEAKFISFLTIKNLEGSVVEDVTRIRSHPLVPKSIPVYGYIYDVKSGKLNEVEAATKAGEPIIN
- a CDS encoding redoxin domain-containing protein, with the translated sequence MSTKTKYPYFDSLELLLENDFLFKPFKPLIPVKAGNNIPEMLFSKDFGKWQQYVNGAKATGPIPFAKFNAQPLVVAFYSQYWGQAGITQLLHLNKLHHEVKAVGGNLVVVIPHKETLLPKLAWKHELTLTFYNDQQNDIARQFRVFNEDSPAWNLFTGVDENVPLLATYVLNAANQILYDHLDLDLSDTFAADEVLNAVHQAAHDANGRRSA
- a CDS encoding M14 family metallopeptidase, with amino-acid sequence MKKVYLTTFLLACFTSLLAQTIPSPKAFFGFNIGDDYQLANFTQTEAYIKKLAASPRAKYFDMGLTEEGRHQFMLIISSPENIKNIEKYRDISLRMAHAEGLTDQEARQLSKTGKAVVWIDGGLHASETVGIHQLIQTSYELISRDDEETKNILDKDIILMVHCNPDGQELISNWYMQEKDPQKRNMNVPRLWEKYAGHDDNRDSYMMNLKEIQNITRQQFIEWIPQIVYNHHQAGPQGSVVAGPPFRDPFNYLYDPLLMTRIDEVGSAMNSRLNAEGKPGYTQRSGTEFSTWFNGGVRTATYFHNTIGLLTEIIGSPAPSTIPVVPERLIPNSATPFPVLPQTWHFKQSIDYSLSLNYAVLNYAARHYDELLFDQYRMGKNSIERGSRDYWTLSPKRSDAIVAAAKAGEANDTTARVRSGRRGGSGAVTVGRSANGPIALKYYDAVLKNPELRDPRGYIISVDQPDFATAVKFVNLCIRSGLIVHKATAAFTVNGKSYPAGSYILKTNQAFRPEVLDRFEPENHPNDFLYPGGPPIRPYDMTGWTVAYQMGIKFDRILDDFNGPFQRIPYGKLQVLPQAPAPSIAKKGYLISPYANNSFIAVNDLLQSGAKVYRVIEPSGNVPAGTFYVEYSAPAKASLERSAKEFYVTAATAGKKPAKLAQFNAARIALFDQYGGSMTSGWIRWLFEQYHFPFKVVYPQEFDAGNLKDKYDVIIFPSGAVPAPPRADGSGGFAGGFGGRGGRGGGEVPDEYKTWTGRITADKTVPQLKAFLEAGGNIVTIGSSVNLAYNLNLPVHNALVDQVNGKEVPFSGDKFFIPGTILRVSLDTKQPADYGMSDEADVMFDSSPAFKLDADAEQKGVKRLIWYASDKPLRSGWAWGQQYLKDDVAAFSAQVGKGTLYSFGPEITFRAQPHGTFKLLFNELYAKGIKK
- a CDS encoding threonine synthase; this encodes MIIELEQSSLLRALKCPECGTSHEVTVIQTVCTSCASTLFAQYDLNTGITKDSLVGRPANMWRYKEFLPVSNEKYIVTLGEGFTPVIPVCQLKKFTSDNEVFWKDESGNPTGSFKARGISAAVSKALELGVAVIATPTAGNAGGALAAYAARAGIKAIVYMPKQTPQIFKDECRLYGAELVEVDGSISDCGRLVNEQALVHGWFQLSTLKEPYRLEGKKTMGYEIAEQFNWQLPDVIFYPTGGGTGLIGIWKAFDEMEQLGWIGSKRPRMVAVQSESCDGIVKAFQTNKPVADFKDGGFTIANGLRVPKPYADRVILRVLSESNGTAITITDEEMSSALKEIARHEGMLIAPEGAALWQAFKKLKAKGWVRPGETVLLINTGSGYKYLENVVI